Proteins encoded within one genomic window of Pectobacterium araliae:
- the gspC gene encoding type II secretion system protein GspC, translated as MARLQAFKELSFNSLVVALRSLPAPLIRRIVLGLILLLICQQLAVLTWRFLLPEDSRIAGASVTPAQAKEKSAMPGDFTLFGHAPDADASTVNNAVLSGDIPLSALNISLTGVLASEDTKRSIAIIAKDSQQYSRNVGDAVPGYEAKIVTISADRVVLQYQGRYEALHLYQEEKAPDAPPSSGAFSQVKDEIQKAPFTAQDYLTISPVTEEDVLKGYQLNPGKNPDLFYRAGLQDNDLAVSLNGMDLRDTDQAQQAMAQLAGMSKFNLTVERDGQQQDIYLALDGDH; from the coding sequence ATGGCACGATTGCAAGCTTTCAAAGAGCTGTCCTTTAATTCGCTGGTTGTCGCTCTCCGGTCACTGCCCGCGCCTTTGATTCGACGTATTGTGTTGGGGCTGATTTTACTGCTGATTTGTCAGCAGTTGGCTGTACTGACCTGGCGTTTTCTCCTACCTGAAGACTCGCGCATTGCTGGCGCGTCAGTCACGCCTGCCCAAGCGAAAGAAAAATCCGCTATGCCGGGTGATTTTACCTTGTTTGGCCATGCTCCCGATGCGGATGCCTCCACAGTTAACAACGCCGTATTATCTGGTGATATTCCTCTGTCAGCGTTAAATATCAGTCTGACTGGGGTGTTGGCGAGTGAAGACACTAAACGTTCGATTGCCATTATCGCTAAAGATAGTCAGCAATATAGCCGTAACGTCGGCGATGCGGTGCCGGGCTATGAAGCTAAAATTGTGACTATCTCTGCCGATCGTGTCGTGCTCCAGTATCAGGGGCGCTATGAGGCGCTGCATTTATATCAGGAAGAAAAAGCGCCTGATGCACCGCCGTCTTCTGGCGCCTTTAGCCAGGTGAAAGACGAAATACAAAAAGCCCCCTTTACGGCGCAGGATTACCTCACCATTTCTCCCGTCACGGAAGAAGACGTACTGAAAGGATATCAGTTAAACCCCGGCAAAAATCCCGATCTTTTCTACCGCGCAGGCTTGCAGGATAACGATCTCGCCGTGTCATTAAACGGCATGGATTTACGTGATACGGATCAGGCACAGCAGGCAATGGCGCAATTGGCAGGGATGAGCAAATTTAATTTGACCGTCGAGCGTGATGGTCAACAGCAGGATATATATCTGGCACTGGATGGAGACCACTAA
- a CDS encoding glycoside hydrolase family 28 protein: MNYFLPRTRLTLCATVVLSGLIAGCGDSDRAPNVGVDRSAAPQNLKVPTLAYDDNSVVLAWEKPTKPAAGIKDYRVYMNGTLLGGTIDNLNTHSPAKPYIDNFYNSIDTTNWHVRVSFHNFKVANLSPETEYRFTVRALYDDGKESVDSETVVQKTTATPASLNVTNYGAKGDGVANDTLAIQKAIDDCTPAAYPKGCKVVVEGGTFKTGALFLHSDMTFEVAKGATLLGSANGDDYPLARGYYLYPYSSPKLPKRPPSLINVLEADDQGSSHAGTFKNIRIVGQGTIDGNGWARGIKSGDENITEIDELNNNLPLYRASKATNVASDGILAKDQTAKAIAEGMLLDDAYKNRRSSLMTLRGVSNMYLEGLTILNPAYHGVMVLESENVAMNALVHTTYDANNADGIEFGNSQNVMVFNNFFDTGDDSVNFAAGYGAEVTTLGQKAQSGAWIFNNYFRRGHGAVVTGSHTGAWIEKIVAEDNVMNKTDVGLRMKSRPYYGGGSRNVVFRNNAMRDIVNEPFVFTIKYKADVNDTQPAAEPAQFRDVTVSNVTIDGSAKKNSIKVDGMTVAEMADAYKFSFGRDAYHQGLHFENVKFKNVKVTDITFLKNSEFKNVIFENVPGAWNFGHIENIRLEDRVNNDAALTTSGDETITREAATE; this comes from the coding sequence ATGAATTACTTTTTACCCCGTACTCGTCTTACCCTCTGCGCGACAGTTGTCTTGAGCGGCCTGATTGCCGGATGCGGCGATAGCGACCGAGCACCAAATGTCGGTGTCGATCGTTCCGCTGCGCCGCAGAATCTTAAGGTGCCGACGCTGGCCTATGATGATAACAGCGTGGTACTGGCTTGGGAAAAACCGACTAAACCTGCCGCAGGCATTAAAGATTATCGTGTCTATATGAACGGAACCTTGTTGGGCGGAACCATTGATAACCTGAACACCCACTCGCCAGCCAAGCCTTATATCGATAATTTCTACAATTCGATCGATACCACTAACTGGCATGTTCGAGTCAGCTTCCATAATTTCAAGGTGGCTAACCTGTCGCCGGAAACGGAATACCGTTTCACTGTGCGTGCGCTTTATGACGACGGCAAAGAATCCGTGGATAGTGAAACGGTCGTGCAGAAAACGACGGCTACGCCAGCTTCACTGAATGTGACCAACTACGGCGCGAAAGGGGATGGGGTAGCAAACGATACATTGGCGATTCAGAAAGCAATTGATGACTGTACGCCAGCCGCCTATCCGAAAGGGTGTAAAGTCGTAGTTGAGGGGGGGACGTTTAAAACGGGGGCGCTGTTCCTGCATAGCGATATGACGTTTGAGGTTGCGAAAGGCGCAACGTTGTTGGGATCGGCAAACGGTGACGATTACCCACTCGCCCGTGGCTACTATCTCTACCCTTACAGTTCACCTAAATTGCCTAAGCGCCCACCTTCACTGATTAACGTACTGGAAGCGGACGATCAGGGTAGCAGCCATGCTGGCACCTTTAAAAATATTCGCATCGTCGGGCAAGGCACGATTGATGGCAATGGTTGGGCGCGTGGTATTAAATCTGGCGACGAAAACATTACTGAAATTGATGAATTAAATAACAATTTACCGCTCTATCGTGCGAGCAAAGCCACCAATGTTGCCAGTGATGGTATTCTGGCAAAAGACCAAACGGCCAAAGCTATTGCTGAAGGAATGCTACTGGATGACGCGTACAAAAACCGCCGCTCCAGCTTGATGACACTGCGCGGCGTAAGCAACATGTATCTGGAAGGGTTGACCATTCTGAACCCTGCCTACCACGGTGTAATGGTGCTGGAATCTGAAAATGTGGCGATGAATGCGTTAGTTCATACGACGTATGATGCCAACAACGCGGATGGTATTGAATTCGGCAATAGCCAAAACGTCATGGTATTCAATAACTTTTTTGATACAGGTGATGACAGTGTAAACTTCGCAGCAGGGTATGGTGCCGAAGTGACGACGCTGGGGCAAAAAGCGCAAAGCGGTGCCTGGATCTTCAATAACTACTTCCGTCGCGGGCATGGTGCGGTGGTTACGGGTAGCCACACGGGTGCCTGGATTGAAAAAATTGTTGCTGAAGATAACGTAATGAATAAGACGGATGTTGGCTTGCGTATGAAGAGTCGTCCCTATTATGGTGGCGGCTCGCGTAACGTGGTATTCCGTAATAACGCGATGCGTGATATTGTCAACGAGCCGTTCGTGTTCACTATCAAATATAAAGCGGACGTGAACGATACCCAGCCAGCTGCCGAACCCGCGCAGTTCCGCGATGTGACCGTTTCTAACGTTACGATTGATGGTTCAGCAAAGAAAAACAGCATCAAGGTTGACGGAATGACTGTGGCTGAGATGGCTGATGCGTATAAGTTCTCTTTTGGGCGTGATGCTTATCACCAAGGCTTGCATTTTGAGAATGTAAAATTCAAAAATGTAAAAGTTACGGATATCACGTTCCTGAAGAACAGTGAATTTAAGAACGTCATTTTTGAGAATGTACCGGGAGCCTGGAATTTCGGCCATATTGAAAATATCAGGCTTGAAGACCGTGTAAATAATGATGCCGCGCTGACGACCAGCGGTGATGAAACCATCACCCGGGAAGCCGCAACGGAATAA
- the gspB gene encoding type II secretion system assembly factor GspB codes for MDNAPDAPTHSQPALLARYPMPGYLMVVYALLFIALGWFSHQRWGSPTASPTTTLAVHAAALPTSEGKTPATPTVTPHQEEAHVDIDKPALPEKKTMLPLPAISNGDVPPLIYSAHVYTSDEAKRSITLNGLQFREGDSPVEGLTIEQIQQDMTIFSVEGEAFILEALEDWPGGKFNENERSADNESGSDAS; via the coding sequence GTGGACAACGCACCGGACGCACCAACACACTCACAACCTGCATTACTTGCCAGATACCCGATGCCCGGTTACCTGATGGTGGTTTATGCTTTGCTTTTTATCGCGCTAGGCTGGTTCAGCCACCAGCGCTGGGGTAGCCCTACGGCTTCCCCGACAACCACTCTGGCCGTTCACGCCGCGGCTTTGCCTACGAGCGAGGGAAAAACGCCAGCAACTCCCACGGTTACACCTCATCAAGAAGAGGCGCATGTCGATATCGATAAACCAGCACTTCCTGAGAAAAAGACCATGCTGCCATTACCTGCCATCAGCAATGGCGACGTTCCGCCGCTGATCTACAGCGCACATGTTTATACGTCCGACGAAGCCAAACGCAGTATCACACTCAACGGCCTGCAATTTCGTGAAGGTGATTCGCCAGTAGAAGGACTAACCATAGAACAGATCCAGCAAGATATGACGATTTTCAGCGTAGAGGGCGAGGCATTTATTCTGGAAGCGCTGGAAGACTGGCCGGGCGGAAAATTCAACGAAAATGAACGTTCCGCCGACAATGAAAGTGGAAGCGACGCGTCTTAG
- the gspS gene encoding type II secretion system pilot lipoprotein GspS gives MSLSLSKFSALTLLCVTLAGCQQTGTSAHKGTVADPSSAVTVSPNDQLNQLSSLVAATRYLKSKCNRSDLPDDATVANVAFAVAKQRGWNVTNYQALPQRSESLYQGLLKDSTPKEAQCSEFNRTLTPFIDAMRNHG, from the coding sequence ATGTCGTTATCTCTGTCTAAATTTTCTGCGTTAACGCTGCTGTGCGTCACGCTGGCCGGGTGTCAACAAACAGGAACGTCTGCCCACAAAGGAACCGTGGCAGACCCGTCTTCTGCGGTAACGGTCTCTCCTAACGATCAGTTGAATCAGCTGTCGTCATTGGTCGCCGCCACCCGATACCTTAAATCGAAATGTAATCGTAGCGATCTTCCCGATGATGCGACAGTTGCCAATGTGGCATTCGCTGTGGCGAAACAAAGAGGCTGGAATGTTACGAACTATCAAGCTTTACCGCAGCGCAGTGAAAGCCTGTATCAAGGGTTATTAAAAGACAGCACGCCAAAAGAGGCGCAGTGTTCGGAATTTAACCGTACGTTGACGCCGTTTATTGATGCCATGCGCAATCACGGCTAA
- the alaC gene encoding alanine transaminase gives MADSTSPRRFTRIDRLPPYVFNITAELKMAARRRGEDIIDFSMGNPDGPTPPHIVEKLCTVAQREDTHGYSTSRGIPRLRRAISRWYADRYEVDIDPESEAIVTIGSKEGLAHLMLATLDHGDTVLVPNPSYPIHIYGAVIAGAQVRSVPLVEGVDFFNELERAIRESIPKPKMMILGFPSNPTAQCVELDFFERVVALAKQYNVLVIHDLAYADIVYDGWKAPSIMQVPGAKDIAVEFFTLSKSYNMAGWRIGFMVGNSELVNALARIKSYHDYGTFTPLQVAAIAALEGDQQCVRDIAEQYRQRRNVLVRGLHEAGWMVDEPKASMYVWAKIPDAYAHLGSLEFAKRLLSEAKVCVSPGIGFGDYGDTHVRFALIENQDRIRQAVRGIKTMFRADGILPSTKSLSGKGTAA, from the coding sequence ATGGCTGATTCTACTTCTCCGCGCCGTTTTACGCGCATCGATCGTCTTCCCCCGTATGTATTTAATATCACTGCTGAATTAAAAATGGCTGCGCGTCGTCGTGGCGAAGATATTATCGATTTCAGCATGGGTAACCCTGACGGCCCGACGCCTCCTCATATCGTGGAAAAACTCTGTACGGTTGCACAGCGCGAAGATACCCATGGTTATTCGACATCCCGAGGCATTCCGCGCTTACGCCGTGCGATCTCTCGCTGGTATGCCGATCGCTATGAGGTTGATATCGATCCTGAAAGCGAAGCGATTGTCACCATCGGTTCCAAAGAGGGGCTGGCGCACCTGATGCTGGCAACATTGGATCATGGTGATACGGTGCTGGTGCCGAATCCGAGCTATCCGATTCACATTTATGGTGCGGTGATTGCTGGAGCCCAGGTGCGTTCTGTACCGCTCGTGGAGGGCGTCGATTTCTTTAATGAGTTGGAACGTGCGATCCGCGAGAGTATTCCGAAGCCGAAAATGATGATTCTTGGCTTCCCGTCGAACCCGACGGCGCAGTGCGTCGAACTGGATTTCTTTGAGCGCGTGGTGGCGTTGGCGAAACAGTACAATGTGTTGGTGATCCATGATTTGGCCTATGCCGATATTGTGTACGACGGCTGGAAGGCGCCGTCGATCATGCAGGTTCCCGGCGCAAAGGACATTGCAGTAGAGTTCTTCACGCTGTCAAAAAGCTATAACATGGCAGGCTGGCGTATTGGCTTTATGGTCGGAAACTCTGAGCTGGTCAACGCACTAGCACGAATCAAGAGCTATCACGATTACGGTACGTTTACGCCGTTGCAGGTTGCCGCAATCGCCGCGTTGGAAGGCGATCAGCAATGTGTACGTGATATTGCTGAGCAGTATCGACAGCGCCGTAACGTTTTAGTGCGCGGTCTGCATGAAGCAGGTTGGATGGTAGATGAACCGAAAGCGTCGATGTACGTGTGGGCGAAAATTCCTGATGCCTATGCGCATTTGGGGTCGCTGGAGTTCGCCAAGCGCCTGCTATCGGAGGCAAAGGTGTGCGTCTCACCGGGAATTGGTTTTGGCGATTATGGCGATACCCATGTCCGGTTTGCTTTAATCGAAAATCAGGATCGTATTCGGCAGGCGGTACGCGGTATTAAGACGATGTTTCGCGCCGATGGTATTTTACCGTCGACTAAATCTTTATCAGGAAAGGGCACTGCTGCCTGA